One segment of Podarcis muralis chromosome 17, rPodMur119.hap1.1, whole genome shotgun sequence DNA contains the following:
- the LOC114587448 gene encoding uncharacterized protein LOC114587448: protein MDNNLIWDSLDGQYTWAIQGLTEKLASSKFWVTCLPMGKVMLRNWAGKYLAAVAIGENPVNFPIQPVQYSEDPSLQFEVFYKGNRVAFQAYNGLFLTRTYRGFTSVEAAKLVADDSCYFRPLIGDLLPPKFKILRVITSDLSHMIYHHSVLDKQVYANRGEAAVRHTFDMTWESTVADTVFWNSLWGLGVETSCHFTVEDAMPRLEYTKNNDRTVLVQRNISQRLTQEVLVPPHTEVLAKLVVHRNSTATVSFTAVIQKVKSNGDVVMLNKGGLWKGLVYHGVRLEITKRKLSERRPLEECPLL from the coding sequence atggaTAACAACCTGATCTGGGACTCATTGGATGGCCAATACACATGGGCCATACAGGGTCTAACTGAAAAGTTGGCATCTAGCAAATTCTGGGTCACTTGTCTGCCTATGGGAAAGGTTATGCTGAGAAACTGGGCAGGGAAGTATCTCGCTGCAGTGGCTATAGGAGAAAACCCAGTAAACTTCCCCATCCAGCCTGTTCAGTACTCAGAAGATCCATCTTTACAGTTTGAGGTCTTTTACAAGGGCAATAGGGTAGCTTTCCAGGCCTACAATGGGCTGTTCTTGACCAGGACATATAGAGGGTTCACTTCAGTTGAAGCAGCCAAGTTGGTCGCTGATGATTCCTGTTATTTCCGTCCCCTGATCGGAGACCTCCTCCCCCCAAAGTTCAAAATACTGAGGGTGATCACAAGCGATCTCTCTCACATGATATACCACCACTCTGTCTTGGATAAGCAGGTCTACGCCAACCGGGGGGAAGCAGCAGTGAGGCACACTTTCGACATGACTTGGGAGTCGACCGTTGCAGACACCGTTTTCTGGAACAGTCTGTGGGGGCTTGGTGTGGAAACTTCCTGCCACTTCACTGTTGAAGATGCAATGCCTCGTTTGGAGTACACGAAGAACAATGACCGGACCGTCCTTGTGCAGAGGAATATTTCTCAGAGGCTCACCCAGGAGGTGCTGGTGCCCCCCCACACTGAAGTCTTGGCCAAGCTTGTTGTCCACAGAAATTCTACGGCTACTGTGTCATTCACAGCTGTCATCCAAAAGGTGAAATCAAATGGGGATGTGGTGATGCTGAACAAAGGTGGGCTCTGGAAGGGTCTTGTCTACCACGGGGTCCGTCTGGAGATCACCAAGCGGAAGCTGAGTGAGCGCAGACCTCTTGAGGAATGCCCCCTCCTGTGA
- the ARAF gene encoding serine/threonine-protein kinase A-Raf isoform X1 translates to MHTVTGTWRSALSFASAIFLLAGPWMRRSQNSSCGTLTNGFSSSSSPDPGLSGGGGRGDLLPLSHSMTTMLASRRKRLGGRAMAEARSTIKVDLPNQQRTVVTVRPGTTVYSSLDKALKVRGLNQDCCVVYRKKSDGRKTITDWETDLVNLEGAELSVEVLEDLPLTMHNFVRKTYFNLVFCDFCLKFLFHGFRCQTCGYKFHEHCSSRVPTVCLDLATSHKPVYSHDPGQHPPFWQDSVPTTPVQPSHEPETPQAVGPRKPPPFSPDAFGFLGLHGGGQQLQRHRSTSTPNVHMVSTTSPVDSAMLELLSRNHNTEGPGALDPPPCTPPAPPVSSMAAVSSGRRSPHPKSPGESPRERKAPAEDKKKPKSLGYRDSSYYWEVCHTEVTMLKRIGAGSFGTVFRGRWYGDVAVKILKVTNPTSEQVQAFKNEMQVLRKTRHVNILLFMGFMTRPSFAIITQWCEGSSLYQHLHVQETPLEMVQRIDVARQTAQGMAYLHAKNIIHRDLKSNNIFLHEGLTVKIGDFGLATVKTRWSSSQQVEQPSGSILWMAPEVIRMQDPNPYSFQSDVYSYGVVLYELLSGTLPYSHINNRDQIIFMVGRGYLSPDLSKVPSNCPKAMRRLMGDCLKFKREERPLFPQILASIESLQRSLPKIERSASEPTLHRVGHNEELTPFAFPAALRLHS, encoded by the exons ATGCATACTGTGACAGGGACCTGGAGGTCAGCCCTTTCGTTTGCCTCTGCTATCTTCCTCCTTGCAGGCCCCTGGATGAGGCGCAGTCAGAACTCCTCCTGCGGCACACTCACGaatggcttctcctcctcctcctctccagaccCCGGCCTTtcaggtgggggtgggaggggagacctcctgcctctctcccacAGCATGACGACGATGCTTGCCTCTCGCAGGAAAAGGCTCGGAGGCAGAGCCATGGCCGAGGCTCGGAGCACCATCAAGGTGGACCTCCCCAATCAACAGCGCACAGTG GTGACTGTCCGGCCGGGTACAACTGTCTACAGCTCCCTAGACAAGGCCCTGAAGGTCCGTGGGCTCAACCAGGACTGCTGTGTGGTCTACAGGAAAAAGAGCGATGG GCGAAAGACCATCACAGATTGGGAGACGGACCTGGTCAACCTGGAGGGGGCCGAGCTCTCTGTGGAAGTCTTGGAGGACCTGCCGCTTACTATGCACAACTTT GTGCGGAAGACCTACTTCAATTTGGTCTTCTGCGATTTCTGCCTTAAGTTCCTCTTCCATGGCTTCCGCTGCCAGACTTGTGGCTACAAGTTCCACGAGCACTGCAGCAGCCGAGTGCCTACGGTCTGCTTGGACCTGGCCACTTCGCATAAGCC TGTTTACAGCCATGATCCGGGGCAGCACCCTCCATTCTGGCAGGACAGTGTCCCGACTACCCCAGTGCAGCCGAGTCACGAACCAGAGACCCCTCAAGCTGTTGG CCCAAGAAAGCCGCCCCCCTTCAGCCCAGATGCCTTCGGCTTCCTCGGCCTCCATGGGGGTGGGCAGCAGCTCCAACGGCACCGCTCAACCTCCACCCCAAATGTCCACATGGTCAGTACCACCAGCCCCGTGGACAGCGCCATGCTTGAG CTCCTAAGCAGGAATCACAACACAGAGG GCCCAGGTGCGCTTGATCCGCCTCCTTGCACCCCACCGGCTCCCCCCGTTTCCAGCATGGCTGCTGTTTCGTCTGGCCgacgctccccccaccccaagtcccCTGGCGAGTCCCCCAGGGAGCGCAAGGCCCCTGCTGAAGACAAGAAGAAAcct AAATCCCTGGGCTACCGGGACTCCAGCTACTACTGGGAAGTCTGCCATACCGAGGTGACAATGCTGAAGCGCATAGGCGCTGGGTCATTTGGCACTGTCTTCCGGGGCCGCTGGTACGGGGATGTGGCGGTCAAGATCCTGAAGGTCACCAACCCCACCAGCGAGCAGGTGCAGGCCTTCAAGAACGAGATGCAGGTGCTCAG GAAGACGCGCCACGTGAACATCCTGCTCTTCATGGGCTTCATGACCCGCCCCAGCTTTGCCATCATCACCCAGTGGTGCGAAGGCAGCAGCCTGTACCAGCACCTGCATGTGCAAGAAACCCCCCTGGAGATGGTGCAGCGCATTGACGTGGCCCGGCAGACGGCCCAGGGCATGGC TTACCTGCATGCTAAGAACATAATCCACCGGGACCTCAAATCCAACA ACATCTTCCTGCACGAAGGCTTGACCGTGAAGATCGGCGACTTTGGCCTTGCCACCGTGAAGACGCGCTGGAGCAGCTCGCAGCAGGTGGAGCAGCCAAGTGGCTCCATACTTTGGATG GCCCCTGAGGTGATCCGAATGCAAGACCCCAACCCCTACAGCTTCCAGTCAGATGTCTACTCCTATGGAGTTGTTCTCTACGAGCTGCTCTCCGGGACCCTCCCCTACAGCCACATCAACAACCGGGACCAG ATTATATTCATGGTTGGCCGGGGGTACCTGTCCCCTGACCTAAGCAAGGTGCCCAGCAATTGCCCCAAGGCCATGCGCAGGCTGATGGGCGACTGCCTTAAATTCAAGCGTGAAGAGAGACCCCTCTTTCCTCAG ATTTTGGCCTCCATTGAGTCGCTCCAACGTTCTTTGCCCAAGATCGAGCGCAGTGCCTCTGAGCCCACCCTCCATCGGGTGGGTCACAACGAAGAGCTGACTCCCTTCGCTTTCCCCGCTGCCTTGCGGCTCCACAGCTAA
- the ARAF gene encoding serine/threonine-protein kinase A-Raf isoform X2, which yields MRRSQNSSCGTLTNGFSSSSSPDPGLSGGGGRGDLLPLSHSMTTMLASRRKRLGGRAMAEARSTIKVDLPNQQRTVVTVRPGTTVYSSLDKALKVRGLNQDCCVVYRKKSDGRKTITDWETDLVNLEGAELSVEVLEDLPLTMHNFVRKTYFNLVFCDFCLKFLFHGFRCQTCGYKFHEHCSSRVPTVCLDLATSHKPVYSHDPGQHPPFWQDSVPTTPVQPSHEPETPQAVGPRKPPPFSPDAFGFLGLHGGGQQLQRHRSTSTPNVHMVSTTSPVDSAMLELLSRNHNTEGPGALDPPPCTPPAPPVSSMAAVSSGRRSPHPKSPGESPRERKAPAEDKKKPKSLGYRDSSYYWEVCHTEVTMLKRIGAGSFGTVFRGRWYGDVAVKILKVTNPTSEQVQAFKNEMQVLRKTRHVNILLFMGFMTRPSFAIITQWCEGSSLYQHLHVQETPLEMVQRIDVARQTAQGMAYLHAKNIIHRDLKSNNIFLHEGLTVKIGDFGLATVKTRWSSSQQVEQPSGSILWMAPEVIRMQDPNPYSFQSDVYSYGVVLYELLSGTLPYSHINNRDQIIFMVGRGYLSPDLSKVPSNCPKAMRRLMGDCLKFKREERPLFPQILASIESLQRSLPKIERSASEPTLHRVGHNEELTPFAFPAALRLHS from the exons ATGAGGCGCAGTCAGAACTCCTCCTGCGGCACACTCACGaatggcttctcctcctcctcctctccagaccCCGGCCTTtcaggtgggggtgggaggggagacctcctgcctctctcccacAGCATGACGACGATGCTTGCCTCTCGCAGGAAAAGGCTCGGAGGCAGAGCCATGGCCGAGGCTCGGAGCACCATCAAGGTGGACCTCCCCAATCAACAGCGCACAGTG GTGACTGTCCGGCCGGGTACAACTGTCTACAGCTCCCTAGACAAGGCCCTGAAGGTCCGTGGGCTCAACCAGGACTGCTGTGTGGTCTACAGGAAAAAGAGCGATGG GCGAAAGACCATCACAGATTGGGAGACGGACCTGGTCAACCTGGAGGGGGCCGAGCTCTCTGTGGAAGTCTTGGAGGACCTGCCGCTTACTATGCACAACTTT GTGCGGAAGACCTACTTCAATTTGGTCTTCTGCGATTTCTGCCTTAAGTTCCTCTTCCATGGCTTCCGCTGCCAGACTTGTGGCTACAAGTTCCACGAGCACTGCAGCAGCCGAGTGCCTACGGTCTGCTTGGACCTGGCCACTTCGCATAAGCC TGTTTACAGCCATGATCCGGGGCAGCACCCTCCATTCTGGCAGGACAGTGTCCCGACTACCCCAGTGCAGCCGAGTCACGAACCAGAGACCCCTCAAGCTGTTGG CCCAAGAAAGCCGCCCCCCTTCAGCCCAGATGCCTTCGGCTTCCTCGGCCTCCATGGGGGTGGGCAGCAGCTCCAACGGCACCGCTCAACCTCCACCCCAAATGTCCACATGGTCAGTACCACCAGCCCCGTGGACAGCGCCATGCTTGAG CTCCTAAGCAGGAATCACAACACAGAGG GCCCAGGTGCGCTTGATCCGCCTCCTTGCACCCCACCGGCTCCCCCCGTTTCCAGCATGGCTGCTGTTTCGTCTGGCCgacgctccccccaccccaagtcccCTGGCGAGTCCCCCAGGGAGCGCAAGGCCCCTGCTGAAGACAAGAAGAAAcct AAATCCCTGGGCTACCGGGACTCCAGCTACTACTGGGAAGTCTGCCATACCGAGGTGACAATGCTGAAGCGCATAGGCGCTGGGTCATTTGGCACTGTCTTCCGGGGCCGCTGGTACGGGGATGTGGCGGTCAAGATCCTGAAGGTCACCAACCCCACCAGCGAGCAGGTGCAGGCCTTCAAGAACGAGATGCAGGTGCTCAG GAAGACGCGCCACGTGAACATCCTGCTCTTCATGGGCTTCATGACCCGCCCCAGCTTTGCCATCATCACCCAGTGGTGCGAAGGCAGCAGCCTGTACCAGCACCTGCATGTGCAAGAAACCCCCCTGGAGATGGTGCAGCGCATTGACGTGGCCCGGCAGACGGCCCAGGGCATGGC TTACCTGCATGCTAAGAACATAATCCACCGGGACCTCAAATCCAACA ACATCTTCCTGCACGAAGGCTTGACCGTGAAGATCGGCGACTTTGGCCTTGCCACCGTGAAGACGCGCTGGAGCAGCTCGCAGCAGGTGGAGCAGCCAAGTGGCTCCATACTTTGGATG GCCCCTGAGGTGATCCGAATGCAAGACCCCAACCCCTACAGCTTCCAGTCAGATGTCTACTCCTATGGAGTTGTTCTCTACGAGCTGCTCTCCGGGACCCTCCCCTACAGCCACATCAACAACCGGGACCAG ATTATATTCATGGTTGGCCGGGGGTACCTGTCCCCTGACCTAAGCAAGGTGCCCAGCAATTGCCCCAAGGCCATGCGCAGGCTGATGGGCGACTGCCTTAAATTCAAGCGTGAAGAGAGACCCCTCTTTCCTCAG ATTTTGGCCTCCATTGAGTCGCTCCAACGTTCTTTGCCCAAGATCGAGCGCAGTGCCTCTGAGCCCACCCTCCATCGGGTGGGTCACAACGAAGAGCTGACTCCCTTCGCTTTCCCCGCTGCCTTGCGGCTCCACAGCTAA
- the ARAF gene encoding serine/threonine-protein kinase A-Raf isoform X3, translated as MRRSQNSSCGTLTNGFSSSSSPDPGLSGGGGRGDLLPLSHSMTTMLASRRKRLGGRAMAEARSTIKVDLPNQQRTVVTVRPGTTVYSSLDKALKVRGLNQDCCVVYRKKSDGRKTITDWETDLVNLEGAELSVEVLEDLPLTMHNFVRKTYFNLVFCDFCLKFLFHGFRCQTCGYKFHEHCSSRVPTVCLDLATSHKPVYSHDPGQHPPFWQDSVPTTPVQPSHEPETPQAVGPRKPPPFSPDAFGFLGLHGGGQQLQRHRSTSTPNVHMVSTTSPVDSAMLELLSRNHNTEGPGALDPPPCTPPAPPVSSMAAVSSGRRSPHPKSPGESPRERKAPAEDKKKPKSLGYRDSSYYWEVCHTEVTMLKRIGAGSFGTVFRGRWYGDVAVKILKVTNPTSEQVQAFKNEMQVLSYLHAKNIIHRDLKSNNIFLHEGLTVKIGDFGLATVKTRWSSSQQVEQPSGSILWMAPEVIRMQDPNPYSFQSDVYSYGVVLYELLSGTLPYSHINNRDQIIFMVGRGYLSPDLSKVPSNCPKAMRRLMGDCLKFKREERPLFPQILASIESLQRSLPKIERSASEPTLHRVGHNEELTPFAFPAALRLHS; from the exons ATGAGGCGCAGTCAGAACTCCTCCTGCGGCACACTCACGaatggcttctcctcctcctcctctccagaccCCGGCCTTtcaggtgggggtgggaggggagacctcctgcctctctcccacAGCATGACGACGATGCTTGCCTCTCGCAGGAAAAGGCTCGGAGGCAGAGCCATGGCCGAGGCTCGGAGCACCATCAAGGTGGACCTCCCCAATCAACAGCGCACAGTG GTGACTGTCCGGCCGGGTACAACTGTCTACAGCTCCCTAGACAAGGCCCTGAAGGTCCGTGGGCTCAACCAGGACTGCTGTGTGGTCTACAGGAAAAAGAGCGATGG GCGAAAGACCATCACAGATTGGGAGACGGACCTGGTCAACCTGGAGGGGGCCGAGCTCTCTGTGGAAGTCTTGGAGGACCTGCCGCTTACTATGCACAACTTT GTGCGGAAGACCTACTTCAATTTGGTCTTCTGCGATTTCTGCCTTAAGTTCCTCTTCCATGGCTTCCGCTGCCAGACTTGTGGCTACAAGTTCCACGAGCACTGCAGCAGCCGAGTGCCTACGGTCTGCTTGGACCTGGCCACTTCGCATAAGCC TGTTTACAGCCATGATCCGGGGCAGCACCCTCCATTCTGGCAGGACAGTGTCCCGACTACCCCAGTGCAGCCGAGTCACGAACCAGAGACCCCTCAAGCTGTTGG CCCAAGAAAGCCGCCCCCCTTCAGCCCAGATGCCTTCGGCTTCCTCGGCCTCCATGGGGGTGGGCAGCAGCTCCAACGGCACCGCTCAACCTCCACCCCAAATGTCCACATGGTCAGTACCACCAGCCCCGTGGACAGCGCCATGCTTGAG CTCCTAAGCAGGAATCACAACACAGAGG GCCCAGGTGCGCTTGATCCGCCTCCTTGCACCCCACCGGCTCCCCCCGTTTCCAGCATGGCTGCTGTTTCGTCTGGCCgacgctccccccaccccaagtcccCTGGCGAGTCCCCCAGGGAGCGCAAGGCCCCTGCTGAAGACAAGAAGAAAcct AAATCCCTGGGCTACCGGGACTCCAGCTACTACTGGGAAGTCTGCCATACCGAGGTGACAATGCTGAAGCGCATAGGCGCTGGGTCATTTGGCACTGTCTTCCGGGGCCGCTGGTACGGGGATGTGGCGGTCAAGATCCTGAAGGTCACCAACCCCACCAGCGAGCAGGTGCAGGCCTTCAAGAACGAGATGCAGGTGCTCAG TTACCTGCATGCTAAGAACATAATCCACCGGGACCTCAAATCCAACA ACATCTTCCTGCACGAAGGCTTGACCGTGAAGATCGGCGACTTTGGCCTTGCCACCGTGAAGACGCGCTGGAGCAGCTCGCAGCAGGTGGAGCAGCCAAGTGGCTCCATACTTTGGATG GCCCCTGAGGTGATCCGAATGCAAGACCCCAACCCCTACAGCTTCCAGTCAGATGTCTACTCCTATGGAGTTGTTCTCTACGAGCTGCTCTCCGGGACCCTCCCCTACAGCCACATCAACAACCGGGACCAG ATTATATTCATGGTTGGCCGGGGGTACCTGTCCCCTGACCTAAGCAAGGTGCCCAGCAATTGCCCCAAGGCCATGCGCAGGCTGATGGGCGACTGCCTTAAATTCAAGCGTGAAGAGAGACCCCTCTTTCCTCAG ATTTTGGCCTCCATTGAGTCGCTCCAACGTTCTTTGCCCAAGATCGAGCGCAGTGCCTCTGAGCCCACCCTCCATCGGGTGGGTCACAACGAAGAGCTGACTCCCTTCGCTTTCCCCGCTGCCTTGCGGCTCCACAGCTAA